The Vibrio marisflavi CECT 7928 region CGAGTTTGCATCGACTCAGCTTTTACAGATAACTGCTGTAAACGTTCATTATCATTTTCGGACAGTCCTGCCTCCGACTTCCGTTTGCTGCGGTAATGAAGAAACAGCCAAAGTGGAGCGACAAAGATTAGAAAAACAATGAGTGGTCCAGTAAGGAATAACGACATCATGTACAGCTCCTATTTCTT contains the following coding sequences:
- the pspB gene encoding envelope stress response membrane protein PspB — translated: MMSLFLTGPLIVFLIFVAPLWLFLHYRSKRKSEAGLSENDNERLQQLSVKAESMQTRIDTLERILDSETPNWRRRYE